Proteins encoded together in one Argiope bruennichi chromosome 1, qqArgBrue1.1, whole genome shotgun sequence window:
- the LOC129971085 gene encoding astacin-like metalloprotease toxin 5: protein MSVIVVLLLAAVAYGMPAKRDPMINEGFFEGDIAGIDPNQDRNAIPRDSQRWPNGVVPYEVDPSLYNIWELLMESMRHIEENSCIRFVQRKTEKNYIRLFKGNGCWSFWGLLGNGEQKVSIGGGCEYKGTIVHELFHALGFEHEHNRSDRDDYLTINYENIDPQWYYAFKKLRPEENRLLTSFDYNSIMLYGEDAFSKKWGLKTIIPKNGQFLPGNYAKPGMSKSDITRLNMLYNCPKK, encoded by the exons ATGAGCGTAATTGTTGTGTTACTACTTGCTGCTGTTGCATATGGCATGCCAg CCAAAAGGGATCCCATGATCAATGAGGGATTCTTTGAAGGAGACATTGCAGGGATAGATCCTAATCAG gACAGGAATGCTATTCCTAGGGATTCCCAAAGATGGCCAAACGGTGTTGTTCCTTACGAAGTGGATCCTTCTCTGT ACAATATTTGGGAACTTCTCATGGAATCCATGCGCCATATCGAAGAAAATTCTTGTATTCGTTTTGTGCAGAGGAAAACCGAAAAAAACTACATTAGACTGTTTAAAGGCAACGG GTGTTGGTCCTTTTGGGGTCTTCTCGGCAACGGCGAACAAAAAGTATCCATTGGAGGAGGTTGCGAATATAAGGGTACAATCGTCCATGAATTATTCCATGCTTTGGGTTTCGAACACGAACATAACAGATCTGATAGAGATGACTATCTTACTATTAACTACGAAAACATTGATCCAC aaTGGTATTATGCATTTAAGAAGCTCCGACCCGAAGAAAATAGACTGTTAACTAGCTTTGACTACAACTCCATCATGTTGTACGGAGAAGACGCCTTCAGCAAGAAGTGGGGTTTGAAAACCATAATTCCAAAGAACGGTCAGTTCTTGCCTGGAAACTATGCGAAGCCAGGAATGTCTAAATCTGATATCACGAGGTTGAATATGCTGTACAATTgcccaaagaaataa